One Paracidovorax avenae ATCC 19860 genomic region harbors:
- a CDS encoding aspartate carbamoyltransferase, translated as MPQQQQEFLRDAMRRLNLTRNAFAERLGVRRRALDTWLLPEDSSESRAMPDMVGKFVTEILRHEALAAELPGQPDHRPLADRIAVEGQRHLLSVSQFDRGSLEDLFHVADVMQPIARRQKVSRVLEGAVLGSLFFEASTRTRVSFGAAFCRLGGSVCDTTGFTFSSMAKGESIYDTSRVMSGYVDALVVRHPEQGSVAEFARATNIPVINAGDGPGEHPSQAVLDVYTIQREFSRQGRLLDGAHIAIVGDLKYGRTVHSLIRLLSLYRGLRFTLVAPPSLEMPHHLVELAAQRGHAVETVDSLEAGLRGADVVYATRVQKERFEGEAMEGYTPEFQVRKGLVDAVCRPDTILMHPLPRDGRPGANDLSTDLNHDPRLAIFRQTDNGIAVRMALFAVLMGVETQVAGSLRDATWTSPRYVGPDDATFDGLE; from the coding sequence ATGCCCCAGCAACAACAGGAATTCCTGCGCGACGCGATGCGCCGCCTCAACCTGACGCGCAATGCGTTTGCCGAGCGCCTGGGCGTGCGGCGCCGCGCGCTCGATACCTGGCTGCTGCCGGAGGATTCGTCGGAATCCCGCGCCATGCCGGACATGGTCGGGAAATTCGTCACCGAGATCCTCCGGCACGAGGCGCTGGCGGCCGAGCTGCCGGGCCAGCCGGACCACCGGCCGCTCGCCGACCGCATCGCCGTGGAGGGGCAGCGCCACCTGCTGTCGGTGTCGCAGTTCGACCGGGGCAGCCTGGAAGACCTGTTCCACGTCGCCGACGTGATGCAGCCCATCGCGCGCCGGCAGAAGGTGTCGCGGGTGCTCGAGGGCGCGGTGCTCGGCAGCCTGTTCTTCGAGGCCAGCACGCGCACCCGGGTGAGCTTCGGCGCGGCGTTCTGCCGGCTGGGCGGCAGCGTGTGCGACACCACCGGCTTCACCTTCTCGTCCATGGCCAAGGGCGAATCCATCTACGACACGAGCCGCGTGATGAGCGGCTACGTGGACGCGCTGGTGGTGCGCCATCCCGAACAGGGGTCGGTGGCCGAGTTCGCGCGCGCCACCAACATTCCCGTCATCAACGCGGGCGACGGCCCCGGGGAGCACCCGAGCCAGGCCGTCCTGGACGTGTACACCATCCAGCGCGAGTTCTCGCGCCAGGGGCGGTTGCTGGACGGCGCCCACATCGCGATCGTGGGCGACCTGAAGTACGGGCGCACCGTGCATTCGCTCATCCGCCTGCTCTCGCTGTACCGCGGGCTGCGCTTCACGCTGGTGGCGCCGCCGTCGCTGGAAATGCCGCACCACCTCGTCGAGCTGGCGGCGCAGCGCGGCCATGCGGTGGAAACCGTGGATTCGCTGGAGGCCGGGCTGCGCGGTGCCGACGTGGTCTATGCCACCCGGGTGCAGAAGGAGCGTTTCGAGGGCGAGGCCATGGAGGGCTACACGCCCGAATTCCAGGTGCGCAAGGGCCTCGTGGATGCGGTGTGCAGGCCGGACACCATCCTGATGCATCCGCTGCCGCGCGACGGCCGGCCGGGCGCGAACGACCTGAGCACCGACCTGAACCACGATCCGCGCCTGGCCATCTTCCGCCAGACCGACAACGGCATCGCGGTGCGCATGGCCCTGTTCGCCGTGCTGATGGGCGTGGAGACGCAGGTCGCCGGTTCCCTGCGCGACGCCACCTGGACATCGCCACGCTACGTGGGGCCGGACGACGCGACCTTCGACGGCCTGGAGTGA
- a CDS encoding phospholipase D-like domain-containing protein has product MTRFALLSGLGHAVFVAVGLLIYVMATRIGRQRRHPSAAMGWVLAIVAFPYAAVPLFLMFGSRKFVRPQRRAAPMLAAGPASLVAGPPPEAAPAPLPPPGPAWATQLLAGLELAPPVRNARIVFHGQGPQALEALLATVASAQHSLDVCTFVFGDDEVGRRVAAALQEAAGRGVAVRLLLDAVGSLGMPAELSRTLKQGGVQVRRFMPLLHNPMRGHTNLRNHRKMVVADGERLWSGGRNLACEYFLDRPQLPAWIDLSYEIDGPIALQAAAQFAADWQAASGRMARAVLPRPLPPGPPQGVPAQWVPSGPDHADDTVHALLVAGAYHAQERIVAVTPYFVPDDALLDAWCLACRRGVQVRLLVPGRSNHRLADWARARALRELAQAGAEVWLAPGMVHAKAVVIDGDLALSGSLNLDARSLFLNYEAMTAFYGPDEVRWLAGWCEDQFALARRLHARAPSWPRDIAEGVVRAVGFQL; this is encoded by the coding sequence TTGACGCGCTTCGCGCTGCTCTCGGGCCTGGGGCATGCGGTTTTCGTGGCCGTGGGCCTGCTGATCTACGTGATGGCCACGCGCATCGGCCGCCAGCGCCGCCATCCTTCAGCGGCCATGGGCTGGGTGCTGGCGATCGTGGCCTTCCCGTATGCGGCGGTACCGCTGTTCCTGATGTTCGGATCGCGCAAGTTCGTGCGTCCGCAGCGGCGCGCCGCCCCCATGCTGGCGGCCGGACCGGCATCGCTGGTCGCCGGCCCGCCACCGGAAGCTGCGCCGGCACCGTTGCCTCCACCCGGGCCCGCCTGGGCCACGCAGCTGCTGGCGGGGCTGGAGCTGGCGCCGCCGGTGCGCAATGCGCGCATCGTCTTCCATGGGCAGGGCCCGCAGGCGCTGGAGGCGCTGCTGGCCACGGTGGCCTCGGCGCAACACAGCCTGGATGTCTGCACCTTCGTCTTCGGCGACGACGAGGTGGGCCGGCGCGTGGCCGCGGCGCTGCAGGAGGCCGCGGGCCGGGGTGTGGCGGTGCGGCTGCTGCTGGACGCGGTGGGCAGCCTGGGCATGCCGGCGGAGCTGTCGCGCACGCTGAAGCAGGGCGGGGTGCAGGTGCGCCGCTTCATGCCGCTGCTGCACAACCCGATGCGCGGCCACACCAACTTGCGCAACCACCGCAAGATGGTGGTGGCCGATGGCGAGCGGCTCTGGAGCGGTGGCCGCAACCTGGCCTGCGAGTACTTCCTGGACCGGCCGCAACTGCCGGCCTGGATCGACCTGAGCTACGAGATCGACGGACCGATCGCGCTGCAGGCCGCCGCCCAGTTCGCGGCGGACTGGCAGGCGGCGAGCGGGCGCATGGCCCGCGCGGTACTGCCGCGGCCGCTGCCCCCCGGTCCGCCGCAGGGCGTGCCCGCGCAGTGGGTGCCCAGCGGCCCCGACCATGCGGACGACACGGTGCATGCGCTGCTGGTGGCCGGCGCCTACCACGCGCAGGAGCGCATCGTGGCGGTGACGCCGTATTTCGTGCCGGACGATGCGCTGCTCGATGCCTGGTGCCTGGCCTGCCGGCGCGGCGTGCAGGTGCGCCTGCTGGTGCCCGGGCGCTCCAACCACCGGCTGGCCGACTGGGCCCGCGCCCGCGCCCTGCGCGAGCTGGCCCAGGCCGGCGCGGAGGTCTGGCTCGCGCCGGGCATGGTGCATGCCAAGGCGGTGGTGATCGACGGCGATCTCGCGCTGTCGGGCTCGCTCAACCTCGATGCGCGCAGCCTGTTCCTCAACTACGAGGCGATGACGGCCTTCTACGGGCCGGATGAGGTGCGGTGGCTGGCCGGCTGGTGCGAGGACCAGTTCGCCCTGGCCCGGCGCCTGCACGCCCGCGCGCCGTCGTGGCCGCGGGACATTGCGGAAGGCGTGGTAAGGGCGGTCGGGTTCCAGCTCTGA
- a CDS encoding ATP-binding protein — translation MDALSARAPHSLRARLLCFLFVAIVCAALLQFALAYRSALAEADQIFDYHMQQTAMALRPGVPAMAEGTPEPLEQEEESTEFVVQIWSSDGLRVFESSVGAALPQRAVLGFSNVRAHGTIYRVFSVQTRSQVIQVAQDMAARRAMARDLAWRTAGPIALLAPLLALAVWWAVSGSLAPVERVRRQLAKRQADDLSPVHAGALPDEVRPMVDELNLLFERVRRAFEAQQHFVADAAHELRSPLAALKLQLQGLQRAGSEEARAVAAGRLAAGIDRATRLVEQLLALARQEASAAAGAPPEPVPLAGLARQAVADATPAAQNKDIDLGLATGDAVAVLGYADALRILLRNLVDNAVKYTPAGGVVDVHVREVAAGPGPAGVELVVEDSGPGIAEDDRERVLGRFYRAPAAAGSAPVGGSGLGLAIVESIARLHGTAVALDASPRLGGLRVAVRFAAAAGVPALPGGGTGSPGGGA, via the coding sequence ATGGATGCCCTCTCTGCGCGCGCCCCGCATTCGCTGCGGGCGCGGCTGCTGTGCTTCCTGTTCGTGGCGATCGTCTGCGCGGCGCTGCTGCAGTTCGCGCTCGCCTACCGTTCGGCGCTGGCCGAGGCGGACCAGATTTTCGACTACCACATGCAGCAGACGGCGATGGCGCTGCGCCCCGGCGTGCCGGCCATGGCGGAGGGCACGCCGGAACCCCTGGAGCAGGAGGAGGAGAGCACCGAGTTCGTGGTGCAGATCTGGTCGTCCGACGGGCTGCGTGTGTTCGAGTCGTCCGTGGGCGCGGCGCTGCCGCAGCGCGCGGTGCTGGGTTTCTCGAACGTGCGCGCGCACGGCACCATCTACCGCGTGTTCTCCGTGCAGACGCGCTCGCAGGTGATCCAGGTGGCGCAGGACATGGCCGCGCGCCGCGCGATGGCACGCGACCTGGCCTGGCGCACGGCGGGGCCGATCGCGCTGCTGGCGCCGCTGCTGGCGCTGGCCGTGTGGTGGGCGGTGAGCGGCTCGCTCGCGCCGGTGGAACGGGTGCGGCGGCAACTGGCGAAGCGGCAGGCCGACGACCTGTCGCCCGTGCATGCGGGCGCGCTGCCGGACGAGGTGCGGCCGATGGTGGACGAGCTGAACCTGCTGTTCGAGCGCGTGCGCCGCGCCTTCGAGGCGCAGCAGCATTTCGTGGCGGACGCGGCGCACGAGCTGCGCTCGCCGCTGGCGGCGCTCAAGCTGCAGCTGCAGGGCCTGCAGCGTGCGGGCAGCGAGGAGGCGCGCGCGGTGGCGGCGGGGCGGCTCGCGGCCGGCATCGACCGTGCCACGCGCCTCGTGGAGCAACTGCTGGCGCTGGCGCGGCAGGAGGCCAGCGCCGCTGCCGGCGCACCGCCCGAGCCCGTGCCCCTGGCCGGACTCGCCCGGCAGGCCGTGGCCGATGCCACGCCCGCCGCGCAGAACAAGGACATCGACCTGGGCCTGGCGACCGGCGACGCGGTGGCGGTGCTGGGGTATGCGGATGCGCTGCGCATCCTGCTGCGCAACCTCGTTGACAACGCCGTGAAGTACACGCCCGCCGGCGGCGTGGTGGACGTGCACGTGCGCGAAGTAGCCGCAGGCCCGGGGCCTGCCGGCGTGGAGCTGGTGGTGGAAGACAGCGGCCCCGGCATCGCCGAGGATGACCGCGAGCGCGTGCTGGGGCGCTTCTACCGCGCGCCGGCGGCGGCCGGCAGCGCGCCCGTGGGCGGCAGCGGGCTGGGCCTGGCGATCGTGGAGTCGATCGCACGGCTGCACGGCACCGCGGTGGCGCTGGATGCATCGCCGCGCCTGGGCGGGCTGCGCGTGGCGGTGCGCTTCGCGGCGGCGGCCGGCGTTCCGGCGCTGCCAGGGGGTGGCACGGGGAGCCCGGGGGGCGGCGCTTGA
- a CDS encoding response regulator transcription factor: MRLLLVEDDTMIGEAVYDLLRAEQHAVDWVRDGEMADTALRTQTYDVVLLDLGLPRRDGLEVLRDLRARKDRTPVLVATARDAVAQRVQGLDAGADDYVLKPYELDELLARIRALARRAAGRAEPVYEHKGVAIDPATREVTVNGEPVVLSGREWAVLEPLIARPGRVLSRAQLEEKLYSWKDEISSNAVEVYIHGLRKKLGADLVLNVRGVGYMVPKV, translated from the coding sequence ATGCGCCTTCTGCTGGTGGAAGACGACACGATGATCGGCGAAGCCGTGTACGACCTGCTGCGTGCGGAGCAGCACGCGGTGGACTGGGTGCGCGATGGCGAGATGGCCGATACGGCGCTGCGCACGCAGACCTACGACGTGGTGCTGCTGGACCTGGGCCTGCCGCGCCGCGACGGCCTGGAGGTGCTGCGCGATCTGCGCGCGCGCAAGGACCGCACGCCGGTGCTGGTGGCCACGGCGCGCGACGCGGTGGCCCAGCGCGTGCAGGGCCTGGACGCCGGTGCCGACGACTACGTGCTCAAGCCCTATGAACTGGACGAACTGCTGGCGCGCATCCGGGCACTGGCACGGCGTGCGGCAGGGCGGGCCGAGCCGGTCTACGAGCACAAGGGCGTGGCCATCGATCCGGCCACGCGCGAGGTGACGGTGAACGGAGAGCCCGTGGTGCTGTCCGGGCGCGAATGGGCGGTGCTGGAGCCGCTCATCGCCCGCCCGGGGCGCGTGCTCTCGCGCGCGCAGCTCGAGGAAAAACTCTACAGCTGGAAGGACGAGATCAGCAGCAATGCGGTCGAGGTCTATATCCACGGGCTGCGCAAGAAGCTCGGTGCGGACCTGGTGCTGAACGTGCGGGGCGTGGGCTACATGGTGCCGAAGGTATGA
- a CDS encoding DegQ family serine endoprotease, which translates to MNTILSTPRRLTLALVVAGAMGATGAGLVTNLHSSHAAVPPAATGPVAAAPAAYSGVSAPDFAQITALNGPAVVNISVTGTTKTSYNGGDDDGDDETPSAQHQQPRGGQGMDPDDPFFEFFRRFGMPGMPGAGGGRMPQREVPMRGEGSGFIVSPDGVILTNAHVVKDANTVTVKLTDRREFRAKVLGSDPKTDIAVLKIDAKDLPVVHLGDTKKLSVGEWVLAIGSPFGFENSVTAGVVSAKGRALPDDSFVPFIQTDVAVNPGNSGGPLFNSRGEVVGINSQIYSRSGGYQGVSFAIPIEVAERVKEQILATGKASHARLGVSVQEVNQAFADSFQLDKPEGALVAGVEPGGPADKAGLKSGDVILRINGQPIVASGDLPAFVGQSSPGTTARMDVWRHGKQEELTATLGDANDKPAKVASADKAVGKGQLGLSLRPLQPQERREAGVSGGLLVEEARGPAAVAGVAPGDVLLSINGTPAQSIEQVRAAMAKAGKSVALLIERDGNKIFVPVPLG; encoded by the coding sequence ATGAACACGATCCTCTCCACCCCCCGCCGCCTGACCCTCGCCTTGGTGGTCGCCGGGGCCATGGGGGCGACGGGCGCGGGGCTCGTCACCAACCTGCATTCCAGCCATGCGGCGGTGCCTCCCGCGGCCACGGGGCCGGTGGCCGCGGCGCCGGCGGCGTATTCCGGCGTGTCCGCCCCGGATTTCGCGCAGATCACCGCGCTCAACGGTCCGGCGGTGGTGAACATCAGCGTGACGGGCACGACCAAGACGTCTTACAACGGCGGGGACGATGACGGCGACGACGAGACGCCGTCCGCCCAGCACCAGCAGCCCCGCGGCGGGCAGGGCATGGATCCGGACGATCCGTTCTTCGAATTCTTCCGCCGCTTCGGCATGCCGGGCATGCCCGGTGCGGGCGGCGGGCGGATGCCGCAGCGCGAGGTGCCGATGCGCGGCGAGGGCTCGGGCTTCATCGTGAGCCCGGATGGCGTCATCCTGACGAATGCCCACGTGGTGAAGGACGCCAATACGGTGACGGTGAAGCTGACCGACCGGCGCGAGTTCCGCGCCAAGGTGCTGGGCTCCGATCCCAAGACGGACATCGCCGTGCTGAAGATCGACGCCAAGGACCTGCCCGTGGTGCACCTGGGCGACACGAAAAAGCTCTCCGTGGGCGAGTGGGTGCTGGCCATCGGCTCGCCGTTCGGCTTCGAGAACAGCGTGACGGCGGGCGTGGTGAGCGCCAAGGGCCGTGCGCTGCCGGACGACAGCTTCGTGCCCTTCATCCAGACCGACGTGGCGGTGAACCCCGGCAATTCCGGCGGGCCGCTGTTCAATTCGCGCGGAGAGGTGGTGGGGATCAATTCGCAGATCTACAGCCGCTCGGGCGGCTACCAGGGCGTGTCGTTCGCGATCCCGATCGAGGTGGCGGAGCGGGTGAAGGAGCAGATCCTGGCCACGGGCAAGGCCAGCCACGCGCGGCTGGGCGTGTCGGTGCAGGAAGTGAACCAGGCGTTCGCCGATTCGTTCCAGCTCGACAAGCCCGAAGGCGCGCTGGTGGCGGGCGTGGAGCCCGGCGGCCCCGCGGACAAGGCCGGCCTGAAGTCGGGCGACGTGATCCTGCGCATCAACGGCCAGCCTATCGTGGCCTCGGGCGATCTGCCGGCCTTCGTGGGCCAATCCTCGCCCGGCACCACGGCGCGCATGGACGTGTGGCGCCACGGCAAGCAGGAAGAACTGACGGCGACGCTGGGCGACGCGAACGACAAGCCGGCCAAGGTGGCGAGCGCCGACAAGGCGGTGGGCAAGGGCCAGCTGGGCCTGTCGCTGCGGCCGCTGCAGCCGCAGGAGCGCCGCGAGGCCGGTGTGAGCGGCGGCCTGCTGGTGGAGGAGGCGCGCGGTCCGGCCGCCGTGGCGGGGGTGGCCCCGGGCGACGTGCTGCTGTCGATCAACGGCACGCCGGCGCAGAGCATCGAGCAGGTGCGCGCCGCGATGGCGAAGGCGGGCAAGTCGGTGGCGCTGCTGATCGAGCGGGACGGCAACAAGATCTTCGTGCCGGTGCCCCTGGGCTGA
- a CDS encoding IS5 family transposase: MPRKPYPTDVSDEEWSFAAPYLTLMDPHAPQRGHDLREVFNALRWLVRAGAPWRMLPNDLPPWEAVYQQSRRWLDAGCFEAMVSDLRSIIRVAQGRQGQPSAMVMDGRTLQSSCESGPRAGYDGYKRKRGSKVHMAVDTLGHLLAVHVTPADEQERAQVQRLCEDVQQATGHTVQLAWADQGYTGEAASKAAQDSGIDLQIVKLPEAKKGFVLLPRRWVVERSFGWLARFRRLSRDYERLPEVLGGMHFLVFAVLMLPAAARVLAAAGSS; this comes from the coding sequence ATGCCCCGCAAGCCCTACCCGACGGACGTGAGCGATGAAGAATGGAGCTTCGCTGCGCCGTACCTGACCCTGATGGACCCGCATGCGCCTCAGCGTGGACACGACCTGCGCGAAGTCTTCAACGCCCTGCGCTGGCTGGTGCGCGCGGGAGCACCTTGGCGGATGCTGCCCAACGATCTGCCACCCTGGGAGGCGGTCTACCAGCAGAGCCGCCGGTGGCTGGATGCGGGTTGCTTCGAGGCGATGGTCTCGGATTTGCGCTCCATCATCCGCGTGGCACAGGGGCGCCAGGGCCAGCCCAGCGCCATGGTGATGGACGGGCGCACACTGCAATCGAGCTGCGAGAGCGGGCCGCGCGCGGGCTACGACGGCTACAAACGCAAGCGCGGCAGCAAAGTGCATATGGCCGTGGACACGCTGGGTCATCTGCTGGCGGTGCATGTCACGCCGGCAGACGAACAGGAGCGTGCGCAGGTGCAGCGCCTGTGCGAAGACGTACAGCAGGCTACGGGCCACACGGTACAACTGGCTTGGGCCGACCAGGGCTACACGGGTGAAGCGGCATCCAAGGCGGCGCAGGACAGCGGAATTGACCTGCAGATCGTGAAGCTGCCCGAGGCGAAGAAGGGCTTTGTGCTGCTGCCGCGCCGCTGGGTGGTGGAGAGAAGCTTCGGCTGGCTGGCAAGGTTTCGCAGGCTCTCCCGGGACTACGAGCGGCTACCCGAAGTGCTCGGCGGGATGCATTTCCTGGTGTTTGCGGTGCTCATGTTGCCCGCCGCCGCGCGGGTGCTGGCTGCGGCGGGAAGTTCATAA
- a CDS encoding IS5 family transposase produces MSPRSALKFDLFAEASRQHKRDEVGDPLQVIARHIDFAELARLVDALIERGDGRKGGRPAYPIEVMVRILVLKRLYNLSDEQMEYQLLDRASYQRFCLLQDAMNVPDRNTIWRFGERLGVDGATALFQGVDAQLHRHGYIARGGQAIDATLVPAPRQRLDRQEREALAEGRTPDWSEAERRQKDVDATHTKKHGKGYFGYKLSVSVDLKHGFIRRIATGTASEHDGHHFDEVLDLHNTGRAVHTDKAYASRQRQQLLKVLGLVDAMQRRARPGKPLSECQQRRNQRIAKKRAKVEHVFAGLRHLGGKFVRTIGQTRATVAMTMMAACYNLKRLASFLHRQVDAFFKPSAAKARVRLQPSKA; encoded by the coding sequence ATCTCTCCTCGCAGCGCCTTGAAGTTCGATCTGTTTGCCGAGGCGTCGCGCCAGCATAAGAGAGATGAAGTGGGCGATCCGTTGCAGGTGATCGCGCGGCACATCGACTTCGCCGAGCTGGCGCGGCTGGTGGATGCACTCATCGAGCGCGGCGATGGCCGCAAGGGTGGTCGGCCGGCCTATCCCATCGAGGTGATGGTGCGCATCCTGGTCTTGAAGCGCCTGTACAACCTGTCGGACGAGCAGATGGAATACCAGTTGCTGGACCGGGCGAGCTATCAGCGCTTTTGTCTGCTGCAAGACGCGATGAACGTGCCGGACCGCAACACGATCTGGCGCTTCGGCGAGCGGCTGGGCGTTGACGGGGCGACGGCGTTGTTCCAGGGTGTGGATGCGCAACTGCACCGCCATGGCTACATCGCCCGTGGCGGACAGGCCATCGATGCCACGCTGGTGCCCGCGCCCCGCCAGCGCCTGGACAGGCAGGAGCGCGAGGCCCTGGCCGAAGGCAGAACGCCCGATTGGAGCGAGGCCGAGCGCCGGCAAAAGGATGTGGACGCCACGCACACGAAGAAGCACGGCAAGGGCTACTTCGGCTACAAGCTCAGCGTGAGCGTGGACCTCAAGCACGGCTTCATCCGCAGGATCGCCACGGGCACGGCCAGCGAGCATGACGGACACCACTTCGACGAGGTGCTGGACCTGCACAACACCGGGCGTGCAGTGCATACGGACAAGGCCTACGCGAGCCGGCAGCGCCAGCAGCTACTCAAGGTGCTGGGCTTGGTGGACGCGATGCAACGCAGGGCTCGGCCGGGCAAGCCACTGAGCGAGTGCCAGCAAAGGCGCAACCAGCGCATCGCAAAGAAGCGTGCCAAGGTGGAGCATGTGTTTGCCGGTCTCCGTCACCTGGGCGGCAAGTTCGTTCGCACGATCGGGCAGACCCGCGCCACGGTGGCGATGACGATGATGGCTGCCTGCTACAACCTCAAGCGCCTGGCGTCGTTCCTGCATCGGCAAGTGGATGCGTTCTTCAAGCCATCGGCTGCCAAGGCACGGGTGCGCCTGCAACCGTCAAAAGCGTGA